GTTCTTTAAAAATCTtcatttataggcagggcttcgtcaacgagacacgtgggtttgtatttataggcagggcttcgttgacgagacacataggttcgtcaacaaaccactaaagagacttcgtcaacaagaagatacattcgtcaacgaaattaagagtttaaaattaatttttcaagattccttcatcgacgaggacctgcAGTTCGTCCACaatctctagaaggacactcgtcgatgaagacaaaagattcgtcaacgaggcttgctattccttcctctaaaatctttcctttttccttattatccgttaatccatttcatttattatactttgttattattttaatagttttaatttccgggtcattacattctcccctccttaagaaatttcgtcctcgaaattttactaactaatcatcctttcacattacttgaattcatttgctaactacaACTATAAGGACTTagcatacatatcatcatatgaatcattcAATCActcttcattaaattaaatcatcattatcttaaatataatcttATACTtgcttctctgatggcatcctccttaGCTTGAAGTGTGTATAGTCGGGGTGGAGCACTCCTTTCTAATGGTACCTGTTGTTTTCACCGATCCTGATTCTGCACAGATACCATAGACAACGGCTCTTGGCAATCTTTCTTGACATGCTATGGCTTACCACACCTGTAACAATTCGGAGTGCCAAACCAACATTCACTCCTATGTCTCTTATTACACTTTGGGAACATTGAGCCCACtgcttcttttcctttcttcgcTGATCCTTGACTGGCCTCAGACTaaaaactagatggtgcaggtGTTTTCTTCTGCTCTGAAGACTCAATGCTGCTCTGgatactcttctccaacaccgAGGCCTTATCAACTAGTTCTGAAAAACTTTGGACCTGAAACCTGACCACCAGCTCGTAGATTTTGCACCTCACGTATTTCCTTACCTCATTTGGGATCAAAaatggagcaaaacgtgacaattCCACAAATTTAGCCGTATACTCCGCAACTGTCATATCCCCCTGGGTCAAATTAGTAAACTCATCAATATTTTCCTCTCTGACAAATGAAgaaaaatacctatcgaagaacggctccttgaatctctcccaggtaagagctatctttaccaccctctgatcctctagcagcttcatAGAAAGCCACCAACGCTTCGCCTCTCCAGTCATCTTGAATGCAGCATAACGGACCATCTGTTTGTCCGTGCAGTTGAGTTCAACCATAATCTCTTCTAtttcctgcacccaattctctacagccactagatcaggtcctcctgtaaaTGCTGGAGGGTTGATCCTCATAAATTCCTTAATGTTGCAGCACTGTCCTGCAGGTGGACATTTCTATTCttttggatccttcttcatctctgctTTAACCTGACGGGTGATACCTCACAGCACCTTTgaggtatctatttcttcttcactagaagtcaCTAAATCCTCTCTTCCTTCAACCTTTACATTCTCATctctagaatccatcctgaaaatatgATAGAAAAGAGATaaaaattccatatcataaccccaaacaacataatcattaaattgaatctaataaaaatccaaaatttccaTATAAGAACCAATCTCACAGCTAGGAAACATCACcgttgatggatttaccgtggttttctaagACCGTCGACTGAattagaaaatcatagaagtccgccaagggatttctgcttTCAAGCTATAATACAAAATCCTATACTTATCAACACCTGCCTATCCAcctagtatccttatcctaactgtttcctatactctggtgtaaatcatttctaaaatcattactctgataccaaaatgtaacgccccgaacccttaaactcgggtccggtgcgttatacttgataaaatcctgataatccataatctaTAATATACGCagagtggaaaacataaacataatctctgAAAACCAAGGTgaagtcccaagagggggggtgaattggtttattaaaatttctttcaaatcttttaatgaatATTTAagccttttaattctttcaaaaatttatcgacttcttgttgatttacacaaaaacttaaatgaataatcaatccacaaatcAACCTCAACTTAAGTAATCAAAACTTCAACCaaccaatcaaaccaatcaaccactaGATGCCAAACCAAGATATACAATAcaacttcttttggcaattctcagcttttcaagaattcaagatatttgtttgtttgcaaccctgtatataattattatttgactcaagccctgtagagaatgaaattggtCGTTCAAGGTGATAagtaatataacatccacactcttccaaaattcagattttaaataaattttcaattaaagagtctttgggtgttaaccaatcaacgtactcccttacggttttcgcaaagtattgatcaaccaacatactcccttttggttttcacaagcctaaaaacaaattaatctttaagtttatttaatatccaaacttcatagtatttatgaaattaaaacatccacgcagtttatatgtgtactggaaattaaagagagtaaaggaaagagagagtgagactgagatttttacgaggttcgacttatacccagcctacgtcctcaccttttgcaaaccaccaaaggattcgctaaaatcagttccttttctgggcagaacaacaccgttacaagtgataccccacgctcaaatactccttcactaggctagagcaacgcctctccaagtgataccccacactcggccaacgatccaacaacctagaatcgttaAAGAACAATAAGAAACAAGAGAAAATctttgcgtacaagaacactctcttaaagagcatattagtataagttaaatctatatacttcaatcaaattcataatatgaaaatatgaagctcaagaagatatcaccgtaagccttctttctaggttgaaagaattaagagtaggcttcagaattttcttgataaattaaTAGCAAATCTTagtagtgaaacttggaaattgattgcacaagaaagctttgagagaattgggagatttgagagcaagaaagcttgtttgctatATTTTTGTGGTGtgattaatccttagccttgggaggttatttatagatgagaaatcaagtctatttcgtgttccgcaagtgacttggagtgtttcccaagtttatagaaagtttggggcacaagaaatataagtttgaatttaaaaacttttaaaaaaatatgtccgttaacaGTGCTCTGACAACTGAACtattgggttcagtcttctaaagttgcttaaaacattgaaaaatttagTCTAGAAACAAGGTCAAAAGACTAAAgtggagttcagtcttctgaagtgctgggttcagacatctgaacttgaagttcaatcttctgagtgtacactgcctcttcaggaaaaaaaaaaaaaaaaaaacaaaaacctaaCAACTTCGACCCCCCTTCAATATTtttgtcataactttttctatacaactctaaattagTTGTTCTTGGTATAAAaataaaggtaagagaaaatactacaattttcatattaaacatattttaaaataatgagttttagatagagaaaaatgcacttcaatgcggatatagaaaaaatgacagcatttagaaaaacctctttttggtgcttttcatttcaaaaataattttaacctttttgaaatattttttgaccttataaaaatattttccaagtattttaaaagatatctaggtacaagaaattaacctaagagcttcttgtatcTATACTAAAatcaaatgaagtacttacataaagacttcttagatttttgacattcttaaacacttaagtcttcatgctttgtcttggctCTTTCTTCTAactttaatatcaagttcatcctctcatagtcatcaagctttaatagaacatccatgcctttaagtattttttaagcttcatatgatcatgttcctttggaatataagcttcaattgatccttgtgagcactttgaccttactttcacatatgtaaTCCTTGTGAGTTctaaaatatcaccactcaaccaaaaatgttaagtttcacttgtttgttagcatcaaaacaagattttaagccttgtaaggccaacaatctccataaatataatactagagtttactatttctatctataatctaTATTATCCATACATCCACTTATATTCACAAATCTACATACCTCCAAAAACTCAATCCACAAAaccaatattcacaatcattcctttctcaacaaacttaaaacataaaaacataaacttatactttatACATCCCAACAGTAATatcaaaatataccctttctttttataatcctcaaaatgctataaaccctcaagctctctaagcttgacctcgaggatgtcctgaaaaagaaatagtcatattcgggtgagacacatcttagtaagagaagaaacaatatattaaaatagtgtgtggctaacatgaggtttataaatataattttaataaaatttgcaAAACGTTaccataaacactgaaatcattctctgaacctaatcaatcacaggcaaaagatttaactcacaagattacctaaggatacgggtgattacccgcccatataagtagcacccctctgctttgatacttacGCAACCCTACGATTGcggctgaagcataccagggcactcgccttacttagtaagccctcaagtattagattgatctcgtactcacatagttcaaataaaaggtttaccagcgaaggccccaaggatagggaaatctacctgcccatacaagtaggttccctctgccctagtacgttatgtagctattgccacatctgaagttactagtgcacttgcttttctcagcaagctcttaggcgaagagtatgccccgcccaatcgtaacatgttctacaagcatagatacttctaatatcataatacattattctttctctcattattcaaccattcacatctgttcatgttcataacttaaacattgcatggcatttcactttaagtgactctttcccatttacatcgttcacatttcacatttcattccattttcatttcattcatttgtactacagccgctctttagccatcatcaattaaTCCACATATAAATGagctagaatttgctaacacaactccttttcgctgtcatcagttagttcacatagaaatgcgctagaatctgctaacacaactttcagctgtcatacatttacatggttgcattaacatacacaaacaacatagttcatttcatattttattctcaatgcattacttacttagcctgcatcttatacatatagCGTACATTTACATAGAACTTacatgtactcatgccacacaatttagcagtaaaattcattcATATTCCTGTAAAAAAGTCAAATCAACTTTTAAtgttcatatactcaaaatatacctttcatttcttacataattatcttgaaaatattatacactttcattggttcattttcacatatacatagctaaataagcagccctaagtttagaaaacataatttaattgaTTAGCATTTTACACCCAcatgaaaactcatatacatatataacacaatccatttttatttaattcataaaaacctgatttaatatataatttctccttacctgacttttgAACTACACCGGCAAGATCCCCGAACCAGTACCCAcggcgttcacttggaccctaaatcaaaaatcttattttaattaaataaaccctaactaactcaaatcttaggaaaaatacttatttaatacttcctaggctccaaataaaaatattcgttaagaaaattcccaaaaataactcacttaccctgattttgggatgtttcccaaacctctcaaaccaacgatcagctcctgtAGCCTTGTaaagaatgatcctacgaacctcatggtggttctagaTCATCCAACTAGGTCAAATCCaacctgaaatcgaagagagaaggttggggGTCCATTttttggagagagagaaaaaaaatcccaaagtttctcgctgaaaatgaaagaaactTTATTTATAGGCaggactttgtcgatgagacacgtgggttcgtcaatgaacaactgaagagacttcgtcgacgagaagatacattcgttgacgaaatttagagtttAAAATCACTCTCTCGAGAttccttcgtcaacgaggaaCTGGAGTTCGTCCACGATCTCTAGAaggatactcgtcgacgaagacaaaacattcatcgacgaggcctacaattccttcctctaaaatctttcctttttccttattatctgttaatccatttcatttattacttcctaattattttaatatttttaatttctgggtcattacaggaataattcaacctattaaatcataacaccataccagtgtctatacaaaactaggatCTAGTCCCATAATAAAACACATACCCCCGGGCGCCTACATAACCCAAAAAATGACAACCCGGCTaaagatcagtacttacacaagtacttagacaATGCTAACCAACAACCATGCTCTTGAAACGCTAGGaagctagtgtcggctactcgaaggacctgaaaaatatttgtatgataggggtgagacacctctcaataagggagaaacaggttatatcggtgtgtgggcacatgagtgttatttcaacagtaaacataaacatatcacaattccaatattttcacaatacaattcTAGTATACCTCAAAAAACACCTCGGTCTAGTGTCGTCTCACTCTTCAGCCTAAACCAGCCGCATTACACGGCGCCCCTGGTAACCTAGCATAGTATAAGCCCCCACACTGTTAAACCAGTGCAAACATGGTGTCtcatacccttcggtgaccaaccggatcatatgtgatatttcacaccctcggccTCAAGCCAGATATATGAGCCAACGGTAGTTAACCGACTTGACTGCCAACGGTATTATTTTGTTTCGGTTCAATATCTAAGCCTACGGCATTTTAATCCACCCTGCTTTGATATATCCTCTACGATATTATTCCGActcagcattttcacaaaacttggaatatTTTGGAACTCTTGTTCCTATGtctcatttcaacatatcacaactcaaatcatttaaatacacaagCTCATTCCACACTTGTTTGGGTAAATAAACAATTACATCATAATTACGtcaagaatacaatttaatataaataaagatatggtcatccctataatacaatttattcaaaatatgattttccaATAGAAACTGAGATAATATCCGAAAccccaattttttcaaaaaccataaacctaaaaatcctgtaatttcacctgatagattttcccaagtaagtaaccaaaacatctaTAGCATCGCAAACCACAGTTTTACCGATTCAAATTTCacaaataactgatataaatagaatccccttacctttccccgaaaactGAAATACGAACTAAACAACACCAAAAgtgcgaaccgagttcccaaaacctaaaaaccaaagaacaatactttaatacaatcctatttactacatatctaccggaccaaaaacgaacttagacccttacctcgatttcaggATAAAACTTAGAAATCCTCGAAATGAAGATCCGATCTGCTATAATTGTAGAGATCCCCCCTGATCCACGCAGTGACGTCGAATCATTGATTTAGGTAAAAGGTGGCCcaaaaccttagagagagagagagagaaagaaagagagagaggatttttatatttcttaaccattaagcaaatgaaaattcaacttatagaaCTTTGACCCGGTTAGCCTCGTCGAAGAATTGGAGCACTTGTTGATGAGTAGAAGAGGGGCATTCGTTGACAATggagtggcctcgtcgacgagtctgagaTTTCataattcccaaaatctctcggtattCACTCGTcaatgaacctctgaattttATCGCCGAActgtagaagggacttcgtcgacgagagaaggagccttgtcgacgagcccctactattttcaccttttttaattccttccccttttcacatttatttaatccaaaattctCAAGTTGGGTTCTTATAGTACAGAGTACAGACACGGATGTATCGGTAACTGGGGAAACTtatgagctagatatggaaatgaaaatgaaaagggaatggaaatgaaatgaaaatggaaatgaaatgagaatggaaacgagaatgaaaatgtgaaaagaaatagtgtgagttaataaataactaaagcgaagtaaaacacaccgcctgagggcttgctgagtaaggtgagtgttctggtaagtatcagttgtaactgaACCGGAGTTAATCGGGCTAGGATGCAAACAATATCAagacagagggaagctacttgtatggacgggtaaactttcctattcttgggaacttcgtTGGTAAACTTGTGTTAcaaatgaatgattttggaaatagaAGTAAAAATTTTTTGAAAGCTTGCGTTTTatacctatatgattatgaaggtggaaatggtatatttcctcagaaaatattattattgaaatgaatatgtgttatgatataataaatctcatactgccacacactgtagataatttattccatcttactgagatgtgtctcactcaatcatttaaatatttcaggaaatcgagatagacctggtgataaagctccgagatagaggggagtagATACCCTGGGTAGATAGGATaagtattttgagttagggagGTTTGTTTCCTCTAGAGTTGTTGTAATtgacttgtatatatggatggtagtactatggtatgtgtattcgctgtggtatgtatatgtatatatgtatatatatataatgacttccATTGTTAGAGTTGTGTATTTGAGTATGATTGTATAACTGGTACCCActtttgggtcgggttatgttttatggtatcaatGGTTAACGTGGCTGATATGTGGATATATAtgttgtttataaaaaaaatggtatgaaaattggggtgttacagtttggtatcagagtctaggtttgttaagttttgcagactttagtaaatagtggattacaatactagagtataggaataatTTTGATGAGGTATGAGTCAGCTGTTattagaggatgagattagaatttagggttctatcttgtgaCTTGCAAGCAagagttccgtggttgtttctgtgtttttcccgAGGTGACGACTTctggaaaaccatagatactatccTTGGATCATGTTTCTATGTGGTAAGATTGGATCTCAAATGGGGATTAAGAGTGATAAGAGAAATTTCTGTAGcgtaatattttttgaattttagtaTGTTGGGTGTGTTAGTGAGTTATGATAGTAGAGTTCTAAAACAATTTTATTCcatttgcaggatggatctagggagtagtagtgcacaggcTAGGGGTGATGAGGCGGGGCCTTCTGGTATGGGTGGAGGAGACCCTGATGCTGTATTACATagcgtcacccagtaggtgatgtcAGAGATGGCCAGGAGTTTGGGAGAGTGGAGctacacgattgagcagttcacacaGATAAGACCTCCATCATTTTCTAGAGGAGCTGACCCACTTGTGGCTGAGAACTGGGTCCAAGACATAGAGGATATGATGGCAGTTCTTCCATGTATGGATAAGTATAAAGTTTTATTTGTGACATTTAAGCTGATGgaggaggcaaagcgctggtggagatcaacgaGATTGTTGGAGGAACAGAGACCATACCCTGTAGTGGTGACGTGGAgccgctttagggagattttttTCGAGAGGTACTTTCCTCCTACTGTCAGGAGTGCAAAGGCGACAGAGTTTCTACATCTGATTCAGGGACCGATGACAGTACAACAGTATGTAGCCAAATTTATTGAACTGTCTCGGTTTGCTTCGTATTTGGTACCTAATGAGGAGATGAAGGCGAGGAAATTTGAGGAGACTCTGAGGTAGAGTctatttgagcaagttattggCTTCCAAGCTCAGACATTCGCAGAGGTTGTAGACAAAGCTGCCATGATTGAGGGTGACCTTCAGAGAGGCACCGCAGCACAGAGTCGggggaagaggcccatgccttcaGATGTTTAGACAAGGTCTAAGCAAAGGCCATGGAGGAGGCATGATAGTAGAGGTGGCCAGAGATAGATAGTGAGAGATCAAGTTGTATAGGGCAATCAGACGCTTCCTTCTTGTCTCATCCGCTtcaagagacacctgggagaatGTCGGGTCAGGGAAGTGATATGTTATCGGTGCTATCAGCTTGGGCATATGGCGAAGGATTGTCGTGCACCGCTAATTGTTGTGCCAGATtatagaccataccgaggaggtcatTAGGCACCTCGAGGCAGATAATAGAGGAATATTACCCTAACTCGAGTCTACGCACTGACACCGTGGGATGCACAGGCAGTaggagatgttgtgacaggtatagtttcaattctgtcatttatAGCTACtactttatttgattcaggggtgacttATTCTGTTATCATTCGAGATTTTGTTAAGTTTTATGGGTTGGAAACACAGCAATTGGGTGCCAATTTGTCAGTGGCTATGCTGACAGAGGCTGTGGGGATATGTGATAAAGTACTTAGTAACTGTCCAATATGCattcaggggaggat
This genomic stretch from Malania oleifera isolate guangnan ecotype guangnan chromosome 3, ASM2987363v1, whole genome shotgun sequence harbors:
- the LOC131151297 gene encoding uncharacterized protein LOC131151297 — its product is MRINPPAFTGGPDLVAVENWVQEIEEIMVELNCTDKQMVRYAAFKMTGEAKRWWLSMKLLEDQRGDMTVAEYTAKFVELSRFAPFLIPNEVRKYVRCKIYELVVRFQVQSFSELVDKASVLEKSIQSSIESSEQKKTPAPSSF